Proteins encoded within one genomic window of Cucumis sativus cultivar 9930 chromosome 3, Cucumber_9930_V3, whole genome shotgun sequence:
- the LOC101205601 gene encoding vesicle-associated protein 2-1, whose protein sequence is MSAGGGNRLISVQPDELKFQIELDKQSFCDLKVANNTEHHVAFKVKTTSPKKYFVRPNTGVVQPWDSCIIRVTLQAMREYPADMQCKDKFLLQSTIVPPNTDVDELPSDAFNKDSGKTIEECKLKVIYISPTSALGNSEDEKNSSQSSSAVHRLREERDMAIRQTHQLQQELDMMKRRKFRKGDPGFSFTFAIFVGFVGIMAGFLLNLTLSSPSTE, encoded by the exons ATGAGTGCTGGAGGTGGAAATCGCTTAATCTCCGTTCAACCGGATGAACTCAAGTTTCAGA TTGAGTTGGACAAGCAGAGCTTTTGTGATCTTAAAGTTGCAAACAACACAGAACATCATGTTGCCTTTAAG GTCAAAACGACCTCGCCTAAGAAGTACTTTGTGCGTCCCAACACTGGTGTTGTACAGCCTTGGGATTCTTGCATCATAAGag TGACTCTCCAAGCCATGCGAGAGTATCCTGCAGATATGCAATGCAAAGATAAGTTTCTCTTGCAAAGCACGATAGTCCCACCAAATACTGATGTAGATGAGCTTCCTTCTGATGCT TTCAATAAGGACAGTGGAAAAACAATAGAGGAATGCAAGCTTaaggttatatatatttctcctACATCAGCCTTGGGAAACTcagaagatgaaaagaattcATCTCAAAGCTCCTCG GCTGTACACCGTCTGAGGGAAGAAAGAGACATGGCGATAAGGCAAACCCATCAATTACAACAGGAACTG GACATGATGAAGAGACGAAAATTTCGGAAAGGAGATCCTGGCTTCTCATTTACTTTCGCAATCTTCGTGGGGTTCGTCGGGATCATGGCAGGTTTCCTCTTGAATCTCACATTATCTTCACCATCTACAGAATGA
- the LOC101204872 gene encoding 50S ribosomal protein L19-1, chloroplastic, producing the protein MASKILPQAVISIPRNPNQCAPRRLGFCSAVSGTRVSFSTLSSSSIGSHFHHTVAAPLRRAFVVRAEANPEADSAAEEAPEAEVEAAVESDAQPEEEKPSRKPRVKLGDVMGILNKRAIEASEKERPIPDIRTGDIVELKLEVQENRRRLSVYRGIVISKQNAGIHTTIRIRRIIAGVGVEIVFPLYSPNIREIRVVSHRKVRRARLYYLRDKLPKLSTFK; encoded by the exons ATGGCCTCCAAGATTCTTCCTCAG GCCGTTATTTCTATTCCAAGAAACCCCAATCAATGTGCCCCAAGAAGATTAGGGTTTTGTTCCGCAGTTTCTGGTACTCGTGTTTCGTTTTCTACTCTTTCCTCTAGTTCAATCGGCTCCCATTTTCATCATACTGTTGCGGCGCCGTTGAGACGGGCGTTTGTTGTGAGAGCTGAGGCGAATCCCGAAGCGGATTCGGCAGCTGAAGAAGCTCCTGAAGCTGAAGTAGAAGCAGCAGTGGAGTCTGATGCTCAGCCCGAGGAGGAGAAGCCGTCAAGAAAGCCTCGTGTTAAGCTCGGAGATGTAATGGGG ATACTTAATAAGCGGGCGATTGAAGCATCAGAGAAGGAGAGGCCGATTCCAGACATTAGAACTGGTGACATTGTAGAACTTAAACTg GAAGTTCAAGAAAATAGGCGTAGGCTTTCTGTTTATAGAGGAATTGtcatatcaaaacaaaatgctGGCATCCACACTACGATTAGAATTCGCCGAATTATTGCTGGTGTTGGTGTGGAAATTGTTTTTCCGCT ATACTCACCAAACATCAGAGAGATAAGAGTGGTGAGCCACAGGAAGGTGAGGAGGGCAAGATTGTATTATTTAAGAGACAAACTTCCAAAACTCTCTACTTTCAAGTGA
- the LOC116402752 gene encoding glycine-rich cell wall structural protein 1-like, with protein MENPALRGRADGGVGAGAGAGPGGDIGLWLGGDGGPSGIAGPGAGAVLGSIGGGDAIIGGVAVGAAAGGVEMLDGGEAAGGGVVGGGATGGGVDGGGAAGRRDLEKGREIEQWRRKRAKEERGGARAWHVRKP; from the coding sequence ATGGAAAATCCCGCGCTCCGCGGCCGAGCCGACGGCGGGGTTGGAGCTGGAGCTGGAGCCGGACCCGGTGGAGACATTGGGCTTTGGCTTGGAGGCGACGGTGGACCTTCGGGCATTGCTGGGCCTGGGGCTGGGGCTGTGCTTGGTTCCATTGGAGGGGGAGATGCCATCATCGGTGGGGTGGCGGTAGGAGCCGCTGCCGGTGGAGTTGAGATGCTAGATGGCGGTGAGGCTGCAGGGGGAGGTGTGGTCGGGGGAGGTGCTACCGGGGGTGGAGTTGACGGGGGAGGTGCGGCGGGGAGGCGGGACCTGGAGAAGGGGAGGGAGATTGAGCAATGGAGGAGGAAGAGAGCgaaagaagagagaggagGAGCACGAGCATGGCACGTGCGGAAGCCATAG